The genome window CCCTTTTCTTTTGCTCTTGCTAAAATCGAAGTTTGAAAATAAGGTTCTATTAACTCTGGGAATAAACTTACAAAAGTATATTTCATGAATTTTCTAAAATATCCATGGCAAATTGTGTGATAATTTGTTTATTTTCTATATCAACTTTTTGAATGTATTTATCCACATAAGGAATATAAAAATTTTTGACATTAGTTTTTAAATTTTCATCACATTTAATGCAAAATAAAAACCCTGCACCATTTTCCAAAATATCTTCAACTACACCTAGTTTTTGATCATTTTCAAAAATTTCACAACCTATAATGTCAAAATAAAAATACTCATCTTTTTTTAATTTGCAAGTTTCTTTAGTAGTTTCTATGCTTTGATAAAGCACAACATTAGTTAAAGTTTTAGCAGCTTCAACACTTTCAAAACCATCAAATAAAACCAAAGATCTTGTTTTATCAAAGGCTTTTATGGTGTAAATTTTTTGATGAATATCAAAAAATTTAGCACCTGCTTTAAACTGCTCATAAAAATCACTTAAATTATGTAATTTTACATAACCTTTCAAACCAACACTTTTTCCAAGTTTAGCAACTTGGACTAGATCATTCTTCAATAGCTTTTACCGTTATACGATATGAAGTTGCATCTTTAACTTTATAAGCCATGATGACTGTTTTTATAGCGTTGATTAATTTTCCATTTTTTCCGATCAACTTACCAGTATCAACCGGATCTACATAAATGATAATTTCGGCAAAATTATTTTCTAAATTTTGTCTTTTTATAACAACTTTTTCAGGAAAATCAACAATTAACTTTGCGTATTCTCTTAAAAAATTTTCAACCATTTTATTTGCTTGTAATAGCTGCTACTCTATCGCTTAATTTAGCACCTACACTTTTCCAGTAAGCTAAACGCTCAGCATCAAATTTTACTACTTCAGGTTCTACCATAGGATTATAATATCCGATGCTTTCTATCCAGCTACCATCACGTCTTTTTCTGCTATCAGTTACAACTATACGATAAAATGGTCTTTTTTTACGTCCCATTTTTGTAAGTCTGATTACTGTCATTTTAGTACTCCTAAATAAATTAAAATTTTGTTATAGATATTTTAACTTATATATCCATAAAAAAGCTTTAATTATTGTGGTCTTTTAGCTTGTTGTAACATATTCATAAAATTTTCCATACCTTTTTTATTTGAAAATTTCTTGGCAAGTTTAGCTGCATTGCTAAATTGTTTTAAAAAGCGATTTACCTCCATCTGTGATAACCCCGCACCCTCTGCTATACGGCGTTTTCTTGCATTATTCAACAAAGAAGGATTTTCTCTTTCTTTTGGCGTCATAGAAGAGATCATTGCTTTAATATGAATGATTTCTTTAGAATTATCCAAATCAATATCTTTGATATTTGCTGCCATAGAAGACAAACCAGGGATCATACCAATGATTGATTTCATACTACCAAGTTTTTTAACGCTTTCCATTTGATTTAAAAAGTCATTAAAGTTAAACTCACCTTTTTTGATTTTTTTATTGAGTTTTTTTGCTTCTTTTTCATCAATAATCGCTGCAGTTTTTTCAGCTAAAGTCGCTAAATCACCTTCGCCCATGATACGATTAACAATTCTATCAGGGATAAACACTTCCAAATCGGCTACTTTTTCACCCACACCGATAAATCTCAAAGGCACTCCAATTTGCTTTGCAATACCTAAAGCAACTCCACCTTTAGTATCTGCATCAAATTTGCTTAGTATAACCCCTGTGATCTCCAAAGCTTCATTGAAACTGCTAGCTGTTTTAACCCCATCTTGACCACTCATAGCATCCGCTACATAAAAAACTTCATCAGGATTTAAAATCGTTTTAACTTCTTTAAGCTCTTCCATCAATGCTGTATCGATAGCCAAACGACCTGCAGTATCCACAAGCAACACATCATACATAGAATTTTTTGCTTTTTCCAATGCTTGTTTAGCTACATTTAGAGGGTTGCTTTCATTTTCAATAAAAAATAAATCAAGCTCATTAGCTTGAGTAAGTTGTCTTAACTGTTCTACTGCTGCAAGTCTTTGTAAATCACATGCAGCGATTAATACTTTTTTATTTCTTAGTTTTAAATAATTTGCAATTTTAACTGTAGTAGTTGTTTTACCACCACCTTGCAAACCACACATTAAAACAACTGTAGGTGGTTTGCTTGCAAAAACAAATCCTTGATTTTTACCTTTTACGCTAAGGATTTCTTCTAAATTTTTCTTGATCGAATCTAAAAACTGCTTTTGTCCTATACCATTTGTTTTTACATCATTTTCCACTAAAGTAAGTAATTCTTTAGTAACTTTATGGTGTACATCAGCTTTTAAAAGGGCTTTTTTTAAAGTGTCAAGAGCGTTTTTTAAAGCTTTTTCATCATCAACAAAACGAAGTTTATTTACTGCGGATTTAAATGACTCACTTACTATTTCAAACACTTTATTTTCCCTTTATTAAAATTTTAAAAAGCTAAATTATAAACCTTTTTAGCTTTAAACGCCTTTAAAAATTTAAATTTTTTATTTCAAAACCATAAGCATTAAAACTTTCATCTAATAATGCCTTAAACTGATAATCAAAAAGATGAGTTTCATAAGAATGCAAATACATTCTTGAAGAGCTAATTTTGGCGTATTTTTCATCACCTATGATACCATGTTTGATATGGTTTAGATGTACTCTAATTTGGTGTGTTCTGCCTGTTTTAATCATCGCTTTAATGAGAGTTTTTTTAGCATTCACCATTAAAGGAATGACTTGCGTATGTGCTTCTAGGCCAAATTTATCCACTTTACTAAAAGCACCACCTTTGTTTTTAACCGTAGAAATCTTTTCACAAATTTCAAGTTCTTCGGCAATAACGCCATCAACAATAGCCAAATAACTTTTATATACATTTTGCTTTTTATACTCTTGAATACATTTAAGCCTAAACTCTTCATCTTTACTCAAAAGCAAAACTCCACTTGTTTCTTTATCAAGTCGGTTAATAAGTTTTGCGCCAAAAACATTCTCTAAGTTTTCGCTAATTTCTCCATAAGGTTTATTTAATGCAATGATTTTATCATCTTCAAACAATACTTTTGCTTTTTTGATCTTTTGAACGACAAATCTTGTTCTTGAACTCATCAAAGCTCTAGCTATAACTACTTTTCTACCCATAGCAAACACACAACCTTTGTCGATTAACTCCTTCGCAGCGTTGTTGGAAATTTTTTCTTGCATTGCAAGTAATTTATATGCTTTTTCTTGCATCGAGACCTTCTTTTATACTTAATATAACTTCATTTAAATCGCCTTGTTTTTTTAGCGATGATATTTTAAGTTGTTGTTGTAAAAAACCATTTATTTGATCTATATCTTCACAAATATACAAATCATCTACTTCTTGGTATAAACTTTCTTGATTAAAATAATATTTTCCTGAAATAATCACATTATTCCACCTAGCAGCTTCTATGGGATTATGTCCGCCTATATTATCCACAAAAGAACCACATAAAAAAACTATATCGCTAACTTGATATAAATTTTCAAGTTCTCCTAAAACATCAAGCAACAAGCATTTTGCATTAAAAGCTTGCGCAAAATCACCTTGTTTTAAATCTAAATCTGAAAATCTTTGCATATTATAGTCATTTTTTTGACAAAAACTCTTTAAAATACTTTCAACTTCTCCAAAACGCTCAGGGTGTCTTGGTGCAACAATCAACTGATCATTATCAGCAAGCTTAATCTTTTCAAGCAATAAACTTTCTTCGTTTTCATGTGTACTTGCCAAAATAATCACTCTAGTTTTAGTTTTAGTGTAATTTTTTAGTTTTTTTTGAGCTATGTTTGCTTTAATATTTCTATAAGCTATCACATTACTAGCTCCTAATTGTCCTAGTCTTTCTTTATCTTTTTGACTTTGTGCAAAAACCACATCAATATACTTAAAAACCAAACGATAAAAAAATGCGAAACGTTTGTAATTTCGAAAAGATTTATCACTAATTCTAGCATTGAGTAAAATAACCTTGGCATTATAAAATTTAGCCATAAATACAAGCATAAACCAAAGTTCTGCTTCAAAAATCACCAAAACCTTACAAGGCCTCATCCAAAAAGGTACAAAAATTTCAAATGGAAAAAAATTAACCTTTTTGGTATGTTTTAATGCTTCTTCAAATCCTGTTTGTGTAATCGTTGAGATACTATAGTCTTGAAAATTTTGAGCCAAAGGCATAATGCTTTTGATCTCACCAAAAGAACATGCATGAAAGTATAAATCACTTTGAGATTGTCTTAAGTTTTTATAAAGAAAAAATCTTGACTTTAAAGACTTTTTGTATTTTTCCTTATAAAAACTTAAAATCAACAAAAAAGGTGCCGCGAGTAAATACACCAACGCGGCAAAAATATAATAAAAAAAAATCAATTTTGATTTTCTTCTTTTTCTTTATATAAAATTCTTCCACAATGTGGACATGTAACAATTTCATCGCCTTTTAATACTGCTAAGTATGTTTTATCATAAATTCTCATAAAACAACCATAACATGCATGTTTTTTCACAGGAACTACTGCAGTATTTCCAGCCCATTTTCTAATTTTTTCATAAAAAGTTAAAACTTTTTGATTGATTTCGCCTACAAGTTTTGTTTTTTTATCATAAATTTCTAGTCTTTCTTTTTCAATATCCACTAAAACAGCTTTAGTTTGTGCGTCAATTTGATCCACTTCATTTTCAAGTTCAGTTCTTTTAACTTGTAATTCTTCTTTAAATTTCTCTTTATTTTCTAAAATTTTATCTAATCTTTCAATTTCTTCATTGGCCGCATCTAATTGTTCTTTTGCAATATCCTCTTCGATTTTTAAAGCATTTGCTTCTTTTTCGGTTTTAACTGCAGCACTTTTTTTTGCTATTTCTTTAATCTTTACACCAAATTCAGCAATATGGTTATTGTTTTGAACTTTTTGAGCTTCTATATCTTTAATATCTCTTTCGTAAGTAGCGATTTCTTCTTCTGTTTTATCCAGCAAAGCACGCTTTTCTTTAAGTTCTTTTGTTGCATCTTCTACTTTATCTACAAAGCTGTCTAGTTCTTTATCAATTTGCGATAAAACTGTAAGTTGTTCTAGATATTTATTCATTGAAATTGTCCTTAAAAATATTGAAATGGATTTTTTGAAACTGATATTATAACTTCTAAATGAAATTTTTGCAAATCTTTTGCCAAAATTTCACTAAAACACAATTCGCTTTCATAGTGTCCTATATCGATCAAACTTAGCTTGTTATGATAGCTTTCTAAGGCTTGATGGTATTTAAAATCACCACTTAAAAAACAATCAGCTTTAACACTAGAGATCAAATCTCCCCCACTACCTGTACAAATAGCCAAGCTTTTGATTTGTTTTTGATGGGCATTTACAACTCTAATATGATCTAACTTCAAGCATTTTTTAATATGCTGAATTAATTCTTCAAACTGAAAATCCACATCACAGTAAATCAAAAATTCATTTTGTTCTTTAATCTTAAAGCCTAAAATTTCACTTGTAAAATAAGCATTTAAATGACTCAAATCAAAATTTGTATGCATTGCGATCAAAGCAATGTTTTTTTGTATCATTTTTGTAAGGAGTTTTTGTGGATATAGTACTCC of Campylobacter sp. 2014D-0216 contains these proteins:
- the waaA gene encoding lipid IV(A) 3-deoxy-D-manno-octulosonic acid transferase, with protein sequence MIFFYYIFAALVYLLAAPFLLILSFYKEKYKKSLKSRFFLYKNLRQSQSDLYFHACSFGEIKSIMPLAQNFQDYSISTITQTGFEEALKHTKKVNFFPFEIFVPFWMRPCKVLVIFEAELWFMLVFMAKFYNAKVILLNARISDKSFRNYKRFAFFYRLVFKYIDVVFAQSQKDKERLGQLGASNVIAYRNIKANIAQKKLKNYTKTKTRVIILASTHENEESLLLEKIKLADNDQLIVAPRHPERFGEVESILKSFCQKNDYNMQRFSDLDLKQGDFAQAFNAKCLLLDVLGELENLYQVSDIVFLCGSFVDNIGGHNPIEAARWNNVIISGKYYFNQESLYQEVDDLYICEDIDQINGFLQQQLKISSLKKQGDLNEVILSIKEGLDARKSI
- the rimM gene encoding ribosome maturation factor RimM (Essential for efficient processing of 16S rRNA), with protein sequence MKNDLVQVAKLGKSVGLKGYVKLHNLSDFYEQFKAGAKFFDIHQKIYTIKAFDKTRSLVLFDGFESVEAAKTLTNVVLYQSIETTKETCKLKKDEYFYFDIIGCEIFENDQKLGVVEDILENGAGFLFCIKCDENLKTNVKNFYIPYVDKYIQKVDIENKQIITQFAMDILENS
- a CDS encoding pseudouridine synthase family protein; protein product: MQEKAYKLLAMQEKISNNAAKELIDKGCVFAMGRKVVIARALMSSRTRFVVQKIKKAKVLFEDDKIIALNKPYGEISENLENVFGAKLINRLDKETSGVLLLSKDEEFRLKCIQEYKKQNVYKSYLAIVDGVIAEELEICEKISTVKNKGGAFSKVDKFGLEAHTQVIPLMVNAKKTLIKAMIKTGRTHQIRVHLNHIKHGIIGDEKYAKISSSRMYLHSYETHLFDYQFKALLDESFNAYGFEIKNLNF
- a CDS encoding Nif3-like dinuclear metal center hexameric protein, which codes for MKIKEIYEYLDTISPFYTQSVWDNSGLLLGDFEQEVSKVYLALDVDIDLVENASENSLFIVHHPLIFKGLKHLSGVLYPQKLLTKMIQKNIALIAMHTNFDLSHLNAYFTSEILGFKIKEQNEFLIYCDVDFQFEELIQHIKKCLKLDHIRVVNAHQKQIKSLAICTGSGGDLISSVKADCFLSGDFKYHQALESYHNKLSLIDIGHYESELCFSEILAKDLQKFHLEVIISVSKNPFQYF
- the ffh gene encoding signal recognition particle protein, giving the protein MFEIVSESFKSAVNKLRFVDDEKALKNALDTLKKALLKADVHHKVTKELLTLVENDVKTNGIGQKQFLDSIKKNLEEILSVKGKNQGFVFASKPPTVVLMCGLQGGGKTTTTVKIANYLKLRNKKVLIAACDLQRLAAVEQLRQLTQANELDLFFIENESNPLNVAKQALEKAKNSMYDVLLVDTAGRLAIDTALMEELKEVKTILNPDEVFYVADAMSGQDGVKTASSFNEALEITGVILSKFDADTKGGVALGIAKQIGVPLRFIGVGEKVADLEVFIPDRIVNRIMGEGDLATLAEKTAAIIDEKEAKKLNKKIKKGEFNFNDFLNQMESVKKLGSMKSIIGMIPGLSSMAANIKDIDLDNSKEIIHIKAMISSMTPKERENPSLLNNARKRRIAEGAGLSQMEVNRFLKQFSNAAKLAKKFSNKKGMENFMNMLQQAKRPQ
- the rpsP gene encoding 30S ribosomal protein S16, whose amino-acid sequence is MTVIRLTKMGRKKRPFYRIVVTDSRKRRDGSWIESIGYYNPMVEPEVVKFDAERLAYWKSVGAKLSDRVAAITSK
- a CDS encoding zinc ribbon domain-containing protein — translated: MNKYLEQLTVLSQIDKELDSFVDKVEDATKELKEKRALLDKTEEEIATYERDIKDIEAQKVQNNNHIAEFGVKIKEIAKKSAAVKTEKEANALKIEEDIAKEQLDAANEEIERLDKILENKEKFKEELQVKRTELENEVDQIDAQTKAVLVDIEKERLEIYDKKTKLVGEINQKVLTFYEKIRKWAGNTAVVPVKKHACYGCFMRIYDKTYLAVLKGDEIVTCPHCGRILYKEKEENQN
- a CDS encoding KH domain-containing protein, which codes for MVENFLREYAKLIVDFPEKVVIKRQNLENNFAEIIIYVDPVDTGKLIGKNGKLINAIKTVIMAYKVKDATSYRITVKAIEE